From the genome of Haloarcula taiwanensis:
CCGGCGAACATATCCAGCACGCGCTCATCTGCCGCAACGACATCGCCCATCCGTGCCCGCTCGGCCTTGTTGCCGGGTGAGAACATCACTTCGGCAAGGTCCATCGCGTACCGGGTCCCGTGTTCGGTGTGGATCGTCTCGGTATCACCGTCACCGGCGATGACCTCGACGCTGGGTTCGCGGTGCTCGCCGGAGATGCCGTGGCGGGCCAGCACCGTCTCTGCCTCGCCGTGGAGCGCCAGTAGCGCCTCGCCGACCTCGGACGGCCGGGGACTGTCGCCGATGTCGACCAGCACGACGGAGCCCAGTACGGCCCAGGAACCGGGTGCGGCGGCGATTTCTGCGTCGGTCCAGCCGCGCTCCCGAAGGTGGTCATCGAGCGTTCGGAGGCGGCGTTCGCCGACCTGGCGGACGACCTCCCGGAACTGCGTCTCCTGTGGCGGTGCCGTCACCGGAACGGCAACGCTGTCGGCGGTCCACTCGGTGATGCTTCTGGTGTCGTCGTAGACGCCCTCGGCCTGCAGGGACTTGATAGCGGCCTGCGAGCGTGGTTTGGCGACGACGGCGGCGAGCCGCTGGTCGCCATGCCCTCCCGCGTCGTCACTCATCGGCGT
Proteins encoded in this window:
- a CDS encoding SAM-dependent methyltransferase, with translation MSDDAGGHGDQRLAAVVAKPRSQAAIKSLQAEGVYDDTRSITEWTADSVAVPVTAPPQETQFREVVRQVGERRLRTLDDHLRERGWTDAEIAAAPGSWAVLGSVVLVDIGDSPRPSEVGEALLALHGEAETVLARHGISGEHREPSVEVIAGDGDTETIHTEHGTRYAMDLAEVMFSPGNKAERARMGDVVAADERVLDMFAGIGYFTLPMARAGANVTAVERNPTAFRFLVENVMLNDVDERVHPYRADCREVIPGFAEEGRADRVVMGYYEAHEYLGSALDALAPGGVLHMHEATPDALVFDRPIERLEAAAAEADRAVEVLDTRRVKEYSEGVAHVVVDARVE